A stretch of the Rodentibacter haemolyticus genome encodes the following:
- a CDS encoding rhamnan synthesis F family protein, translating into MRRLLQALKIKLKLHLTLFLLSWVRFKMYFEAKKYAKKYKNGTIKFIDEYSEFDLNTLTDKKLILFVVYQPKSELMYERYFDFLSKLGRYIIVVSNGCLSRDFIEHHKDRAILFGERYNIGRDFGVYKEFIQLLRAKSIQPKDLIICNDSIFANLKQNDTRFIEFMQKTEQDDFVGAAEFFGEPNYHVQSYFLKFSSKVLNGKNFIKFWENFFITDNRRANIHNGEIKLSQAIIKDGFKPRVFLGTDNVINKIVDNKQNLFRFLSEFSANHHLDGGAIDWAGHFNHRWFAMNANDKNKPLSPENYALQIELLKIDIAKLINRSGIISISPFFIVDEFGFPFLKRDLVYHEIIDWMLIRQHSKNFDQDLLEEYIDDQRLRKRPWFLSLKEWIMFKSGMI; encoded by the coding sequence GTGAGACGTTTATTACAAGCTTTAAAAATTAAACTAAAATTGCATTTAACGCTATTTTTATTATCTTGGGTTCGCTTTAAAATGTATTTTGAAGCAAAAAAATATGCTAAGAAATATAAAAATGGTACAATCAAATTTATAGATGAATATTCAGAATTTGATTTGAATACACTTACAGATAAAAAATTAATTTTATTTGTTGTTTATCAACCAAAGTCAGAATTAATGTATGAAAGATATTTTGATTTTTTATCTAAACTAGGTAGATATATTATAGTTGTTTCGAATGGTTGTTTAAGTAGAGATTTCATTGAACATCATAAGGACCGAGCTATTCTGTTTGGTGAGAGATATAATATTGGGCGTGATTTTGGTGTTTATAAAGAATTTATTCAGTTATTAAGAGCTAAAAGTATTCAACCTAAAGATTTAATTATCTGCAATGACTCAATATTTGCAAATTTAAAACAAAATGATACTCGGTTTATAGAGTTTATGCAGAAAACAGAACAAGATGATTTTGTTGGTGCAGCAGAATTTTTTGGAGAACCTAATTATCATGTTCAGTCATATTTTCTCAAGTTTTCTAGTAAGGTTTTAAATGGTAAAAATTTTATTAAATTTTGGGAAAACTTTTTTATTACTGATAATAGAAGAGCTAATATTCACAATGGTGAAATTAAATTATCACAAGCTATAATAAAAGATGGATTTAAGCCACGTGTATTTTTGGGAACGGATAATGTCATTAATAAAATTGTAGATAATAAGCAAAATTTATTTCGTTTTCTTTCAGAATTTTCAGCTAATCATCATTTAGATGGGGGGGCTATTGATTGGGCTGGGCATTTTAATCATAGATGGTTTGCTATGAATGCAAATGATAAAAATAAACCATTATCTCCAGAAAATTATGCTTTGCAAATTGAGCTATTAAAAATTGATATTGCAAAACTAATTAATAGATCTGGGATTATCTCAATTTCTCCATTTTTCATTGTAGATGAATTTGGTTTTCCTTTTTTAAAAAGAGATTTGGTATACCATGAAATTATTGATTGGATGTTAATTAGACAGCACTCTAAGAATTTTGATCAAGATTTACTGGAAGAATATATTGATGATCAAAGACTAAGAAAACGTCCTTGGTTTTTATCATTAAAAGAATGGATTATGTTTAAGAGTGGTATGATTTAA
- a CDS encoding glycosyltransferase family 2 protein, with translation MKVLLIIPAYNEEESIANLLEELKDYPEYDYVVVNDCSKDNTLDIIKSYSSKVLNLPINLGLSGAIQTGMLYAVKHNYDICIQIDGDGQHPPSEISKLLKLIEEENADIAVGSRFLLNHSEEKYKQTFLRSLGAKHISFCINLFSGLKLTDPTSGMRAYTKKVFTEMANATNERPEPDTLLFFARRGFKIQEAQVSMREREAGESYLTPLKAIKYMIDNTISFLFVVARTKRIK, from the coding sequence ATGAAAGTGTTATTAATAATTCCAGCCTATAATGAAGAAGAAAGTATTGCTAATCTATTAGAGGAATTAAAAGACTATCCTGAATATGATTATGTAGTAGTAAATGATTGTTCTAAAGATAATACATTGGATATTATTAAATCATATTCTTCAAAAGTATTAAATTTACCAATAAATCTAGGTTTAAGTGGTGCTATTCAGACTGGTATGCTATACGCAGTTAAACATAATTATGATATTTGTATTCAAATTGATGGGGATGGTCAGCATCCACCGTCTGAAATATCAAAGTTATTAAAGCTTATCGAAGAAGAAAACGCCGATATTGCTGTTGGTTCTCGCTTTTTATTAAATCATTCGGAGGAAAAATATAAACAGACATTTTTACGTTCATTAGGAGCAAAGCATATCAGTTTTTGTATAAACTTATTTTCTGGATTAAAATTAACTGATCCTACGAGTGGAATGAGGGCCTATACAAAAAAAGTATTTACTGAAATGGCAAATGCGACTAATGAGAGACCAGAGCCAGATACTTTGCTTTTTTTTGCTAGACGGGGTTTTAAAATTCAAGAGGCACAAGTTTCAATGCGTGAAAGAGAAGCAGGAGAATCGTACTTGACACCACTAAAAGCGATAAAATATATGATTGATAATACTATTTCTTTTTTATTTGTTGTTGCTCGAACAAAAAGGATTAAATAA
- the rfbC gene encoding dTDP-4-dehydrorhamnose 3,5-epimerase — MKIIETQIPDVKLLEPQIFGDERGFFMETFRDEWFKHNVVDRTFVQENHSKSVKGVLRGLHYQTENTQGKLVRVVQGAVFDVAVDLRESSPTFGQWVGEILSSENKRQLWVPEGFAHGFYVLTDTAEFVYKCTDYYNPKAEHSLVWNDPTVGIEWNLEGEPSLSAKDLAGKMLEQAVKFK; from the coding sequence ATGAAAATTATAGAAACACAAATTCCTGATGTAAAATTGCTAGAACCTCAAATTTTCGGTGATGAACGAGGTTTTTTTATGGAAACCTTTCGTGATGAATGGTTTAAACACAATGTTGTTGACCGCACTTTTGTACAGGAAAACCACTCAAAATCTGTAAAAGGCGTATTGCGTGGGTTACATTATCAAACAGAAAACACACAAGGAAAATTAGTACGAGTAGTGCAAGGAGCGGTGTTTGATGTTGCGGTGGATCTACGTGAAAGCTCCCCAACTTTCGGGCAATGGGTAGGCGAAATTTTGTCTTCTGAAAACAAACGCCAACTTTGGGTACCTGAAGGTTTTGCTCATGGGTTTTATGTGCTGACGGACACTGCGGAATTTGTCTATAAATGTACCGATTATTACAATCCTAAAGCTGAACACTCCTTGGTTTGGAATGATCCAACTGTTGGTATTGAGTGGAATTTAGAAGGTGAGCCAAGTTTATCTGCTAAGGATTTGGCAGGAAAAATGTTAGAACAAGCGGTTAAATTTAAGTAA
- a CDS encoding ABC transporter ATP-binding protein yields MNKDVIIDVKNATVRFNKASGNIAGLKEYIIKMLKGELMFEEFLALKNINLQIKKGESWALIGRNGSGKSTLLKLISGILQPYEGSVTVKGSISPLIELGAGFDPELTARENIFLNGALLGHGRKFIEENFASIVDFAELHDFLDTPIKNFSSGMAARLGFSIATITKPDILIVDEILAVGDFVFQKKCRVRMEELLSGGTTLVFVSHSIDQVKELCEYAVWLEKGEMKAFGKVNSISNMYMGN; encoded by the coding sequence ATGAATAAAGATGTTATTATTGATGTTAAAAATGCAACTGTGCGTTTTAATAAAGCATCAGGGAATATTGCAGGTCTAAAAGAATATATAATTAAAATGCTAAAAGGTGAATTAATGTTCGAAGAGTTTTTAGCATTGAAAAATATTAATCTACAAATTAAAAAAGGTGAATCTTGGGCGCTAATTGGTAGGAATGGCTCAGGAAAATCTACTTTATTAAAATTAATTAGTGGCATTCTTCAACCCTATGAAGGAAGTGTTACTGTGAAGGGTTCTATCTCTCCTTTAATTGAGCTGGGGGCTGGATTCGATCCTGAATTAACTGCTCGTGAAAATATTTTTCTAAATGGTGCATTACTAGGTCACGGACGTAAATTTATAGAAGAAAATTTTGCTAGCATTGTTGACTTTGCTGAGCTACATGATTTTCTTGATACTCCGATCAAAAACTTTTCTTCGGGAATGGCTGCACGACTTGGATTTTCTATTGCAACAATTACCAAGCCAGATATTTTAATTGTAGACGAAATTCTTGCTGTGGGTGATTTTGTTTTTCAAAAAAAATGTAGAGTTCGAATGGAAGAACTATTAAGTGGAGGGACAACTTTGGTTTTTGTTTCTCATAGTATAGATCAAGTTAAAGAACTTTGTGAGTATGCAGTATGGCTTGAAAAAGGTGAAATGAAAGCCTTTGGAAAAGTTAATAGTATTTCTAATATGTATATGGGGAATTGA
- a CDS encoding DUF2142 domain-containing protein, with protein MRKLYKKYYIILLSICILLISFIIPPLQSPDEMAHMKRSYSLAHGDIVIPSTGNSFINDGVQEFKILYDHFPFKYESKYSRNLIDQAKSIKFSGSSSEESLVNTAIYFPFIYIPQAIAFKIGELFDLSIYNTYMLARLVNLLACILLLLFANRIYSIPFLGLVFLSMPMSLFQLSSINPDAMSFCIAAIIGAVTIKLNQLTIPDKRLFLALNISLFLLLTVKVNLLPLMLISFYIAYKYKNIRYFYVSLATFVLVISWSIFSFKFYVSTDGHFSYGGDSLSKVIFYFNNPNELLLIFYKTLSNVDFMFNYCKQFIGVLGWLDTQLNMKGYYIILMFIALFIVINFNKNILIISLLFSIVFLFTLLILLITWTNIGQDYIVGVQGRYFIPLCVVLSFIYDKSKSSYIVNNISYIQKYMLFIFLMVSCFFTVTALLDRYYIG; from the coding sequence ATGCGAAAATTATATAAAAAATACTATATTATTCTGCTTAGTATATGTATTCTATTAATATCGTTCATCATACCGCCACTTCAATCTCCAGATGAAATGGCACACATGAAAAGGAGTTATAGTTTAGCTCATGGAGATATTGTTATTCCATCTACGGGTAATTCATTTATCAATGACGGGGTACAAGAATTTAAGATATTATATGATCATTTCCCATTTAAATATGAAAGTAAGTATTCTAGAAATTTAATAGATCAGGCAAAAAGTATAAAGTTTTCTGGGTCCTCTTCAGAGGAAAGCCTAGTTAATACGGCTATATATTTCCCTTTTATTTATATACCTCAAGCGATAGCTTTTAAAATTGGAGAATTATTTGATCTATCAATATATAATACGTATATGCTTGCAAGGCTAGTAAATTTATTAGCTTGTATTCTGTTATTACTATTTGCAAATAGAATATACTCAATACCCTTTTTAGGACTGGTATTTCTGTCAATGCCTATGTCCTTATTTCAACTTTCTTCTATTAACCCAGATGCCATGTCTTTTTGCATAGCGGCTATTATAGGAGCAGTAACGATAAAGTTAAATCAGCTAACTATTCCTGACAAAAGGTTATTTTTAGCTTTAAATATAAGCCTATTCTTATTATTAACTGTAAAAGTAAATCTATTACCACTAATGTTAATATCATTTTATATCGCTTATAAGTATAAAAATATTCGTTATTTTTATGTATCTTTAGCTACATTTGTATTAGTTATTAGTTGGAGTATATTTTCATTTAAGTTTTATGTTAGTACAGATGGACATTTTTCTTATGGAGGAGATTCGTTAAGTAAAGTTATATTTTATTTTAATAACCCTAATGAATTATTACTTATATTTTATAAAACTTTATCCAATGTAGATTTTATGTTTAACTACTGTAAACAGTTTATCGGTGTATTAGGGTGGCTAGATACACAATTAAATATGAAAGGTTATTATATAATTTTGATGTTTATAGCACTATTTATTGTAATAAATTTCAATAAAAACATACTAATTATCTCTTTATTATTTAGTATTGTATTTTTATTTACGTTACTAATATTACTAATAACTTGGACGAATATAGGACAAGATTATATTGTAGGAGTTCAAGGGAGGTATTTTATTCCATTATGTGTGGTTTTATCGTTCATATATGATAAATCAAAGTCTAGCTATATTGTCAATAATATATCATATATTCAGAAATATATGTTATTTATATTTTTGATGGTTTCTTGTTTTTTTACAGTAACAGCATTATTAGATAGGTATTACATTGGTTAG
- the rfbB gene encoding dTDP-glucose 4,6-dehydratase has translation MKILITGGAGFIGSALVRYIISNTKDNVINVDKLTYAANLNALKCVQNNARYIFEQVDICNQTALERIFELYQPDMVMHLAAETHVDRSIDCADKFIETNIVGTCSLLKIACQYWNELNSERKSTFRFLHISTDEVYGDLGNVEEPFTEKSSYNPSNPYSASKASSDHLVRAWGRTYGLPIIVTNCSNNYGPFQYPEKLIPLMILNALVGKPLPIYGNGLQIRDWLFVDDHARALYKVLIGGKIGETYNIAGNNERTNIDVVRAICTLLEELAPDKPKGVDKYENLITYVKDRPGHDVRYAINTNKINQELNWQPQETFESGLKKTVEWYLKEYQLGRYYDR, from the coding sequence ATGAAAATACTCATCACCGGCGGCGCCGGTTTTATCGGTTCAGCATTAGTACGATATATTATTTCCAATACAAAAGATAATGTTATTAATGTAGATAAACTAACTTATGCCGCTAATTTGAATGCGTTGAAATGTGTGCAAAATAATGCCCGCTATATTTTTGAACAAGTTGATATTTGTAATCAAACTGCTTTAGAGCGTATTTTTGAGCTTTATCAACCTGATATGGTAATGCATTTAGCGGCTGAAACTCATGTTGATCGTTCTATTGATTGTGCGGATAAATTTATTGAGACGAATATTGTTGGCACATGTTCTTTATTAAAGATTGCTTGCCAATATTGGAATGAATTGAATAGCGAACGAAAATCTACTTTTCGATTTCTTCATATTTCTACTGATGAAGTTTACGGCGATTTAGGTAATGTTGAAGAGCCGTTCACTGAAAAGTCTTCTTATAATCCAAGCAACCCTTATTCCGCTTCAAAAGCGTCTAGTGATCATTTAGTTCGTGCTTGGGGGCGTACTTATGGTTTACCTATTATTGTGACGAATTGCTCAAATAATTATGGTCCGTTTCAGTATCCTGAAAAATTGATTCCCCTAATGATCTTAAATGCATTGGTGGGGAAACCTCTTCCTATTTATGGTAATGGTCTGCAAATTCGTGATTGGTTATTCGTAGATGATCATGCTCGTGCCTTATATAAAGTACTGATAGGAGGTAAAATTGGTGAAACTTATAATATAGCTGGGAATAATGAACGAACTAATATTGATGTGGTTCGTGCTATTTGTACATTGCTGGAAGAACTTGCGCCGGATAAACCGAAAGGTGTGGATAAATATGAGAATCTAATTACTTATGTGAAAGATCGCCCCGGCCACGATGTTCGTTATGCGATTAATACCAATAAGATAAACCAAGAATTAAATTGGCAGCCACAAGAAACTTTTGAATCCGGATTGAAAAAAACAGTGGAATGGTACTTAAAGGAATACCAATTAGGAAGATATTATGATCGATAA
- a CDS encoding ABC transporter permease → MKETKKYFSEFFQYQELLKQLVLKDIKLKYRRSYLGYIWSILNPLLMMTVLVIVFSNLFRFDIPNFAVYLLTGQLIFGFVSEATSMSVTSIIDNAPLLKKTYVPKYIFVISKVTSSLVNMLFAMFALVFVMFTTQVEITWNVVWIPIIFLEIYIFSLGLGFFLSAISVFFRDVQYLWSVFISIWMYLSPIIYPISIIPQDYIWWYKNLNPMVGYVQQFREVALNGNTLPTELLTQGCVIAILSLVIGFWIFNRKQNEFILYI, encoded by the coding sequence ATGAAAGAGACTAAAAAATATTTTTCAGAGTTTTTTCAATATCAAGAACTTTTAAAACAGCTTGTCCTAAAAGATATTAAACTAAAGTATCGTCGTAGCTATTTGGGTTATATTTGGAGTATTCTTAATCCATTATTGATGATGACAGTATTAGTAATTGTCTTTTCTAATTTATTTAGATTTGATATTCCTAATTTTGCAGTATATCTACTAACAGGACAGCTTATATTTGGTTTTGTATCAGAAGCAACGTCAATGTCAGTAACATCGATAATCGATAATGCTCCACTATTAAAAAAAACCTATGTACCTAAGTATATTTTTGTTATCTCTAAAGTAACAAGTTCTTTAGTTAATATGCTTTTTGCGATGTTTGCACTGGTATTTGTGATGTTTACTACACAAGTTGAAATTACTTGGAATGTAGTATGGATACCTATTATTTTTCTAGAAATTTATATTTTTAGTTTAGGTTTAGGTTTCTTTTTATCTGCAATTTCAGTTTTTTTTAGAGATGTCCAATATTTATGGAGTGTATTTATATCTATTTGGATGTATTTAAGTCCTATTATTTATCCCATTTCTATTATTCCACAAGATTATATTTGGTGGTATAAAAATTTAAATCCAATGGTGGGTTATGTCCAACAATTCAGAGAGGTAGCATTAAATGGAAACACATTGCCGACAGAATTATTGACTCAAGGTTGTGTTATTGCCATTCTTAGTTTAGTCATAGGTTTTTGGATATTTAATCGTAAACAAAATGAATTTATCTTATATATTTAA
- a CDS encoding glycosyltransferase family 2 protein, which yields MKLQLIIPTYNAERYWDKLYLSIKEQTIKFCVIVIDSSSTDGTVKLAKQAGFTVHSIEKSSFDHGGARNQATKWVDEDCEFIVFMTQDAILASSTAIETLLSPFADPAVVAVCGRQLPHQNAAPFATHARLFNYPNHSITKSQADIPILGIKCAFMSNSFAAYRKSVFDKLGGFPEKTILAEDMHLAARMILLGYKVAYCAEACVYHSHNYSIKQEFQRYFDTGVFQQHESWIQEKFGKASNEGKKFVLSEWRYLAKHAPLLLPKAFIATFAKWLGFKLGYHWQRLPMALCIAFSMHKDYWKTK from the coding sequence ATGAAGTTACAACTTATTATCCCAACCTATAATGCTGAGAGATATTGGGATAAACTTTATTTAAGCATTAAAGAACAAACTATTAAATTTTGTGTCATTGTGATTGATTCTTCCTCTACAGATGGCACTGTAAAACTTGCCAAACAAGCAGGTTTTACAGTTCATTCCATTGAGAAATCCTCTTTTGATCACGGAGGGGCTCGCAATCAAGCAACTAAATGGGTTGATGAAGATTGTGAGTTTATTGTGTTTATGACGCAAGATGCTATCTTAGCTTCATCAACAGCGATTGAAACGCTGCTTAGTCCTTTCGCTGATCCAGCGGTTGTAGCTGTATGTGGGAGACAGTTACCACACCAAAATGCTGCACCGTTTGCAACGCATGCCCGTCTATTTAATTATCCAAATCACTCAATCACAAAATCTCAAGCGGATATTCCTATACTTGGGATTAAATGTGCTTTTATGTCTAATTCTTTTGCTGCTTATCGAAAATCGGTGTTTGATAAATTAGGAGGATTTCCCGAAAAAACGATCCTTGCCGAGGATATGCATTTAGCAGCGAGAATGATTTTATTGGGTTATAAAGTGGCATATTGTGCCGAGGCGTGTGTTTATCATTCCCATAATTATTCCATTAAACAAGAGTTCCAGCGTTATTTTGATACAGGAGTTTTCCAACAACATGAATCTTGGATTCAAGAGAAATTTGGAAAGGCGAGCAATGAAGGGAAAAAATTTGTCTTATCGGAATGGAGATATTTAGCGAAGCATGCGCCATTACTTTTGCCAAAAGCATTTATTGCCACTTTTGCAAAATGGCTTGGTTTTAAGCTAGGATATCACTGGCAACGTTTACCTATGGCTTTGTGTATTGCATTCAGTATGCATAAAGATTATTGGAAAACCAAATAG
- a CDS encoding GtrA family protein — protein sequence MVSLKHIILDKQVLIFLFVGSTSAILDVLGLFILSKVLLVDNYLSVIIAYLLGLAYNYVCHTYLTFNNKMNFNNILKFLSLVIFNYLLTVLLIYIIHDLLGVDLIIAKILTLPAIAISTFSISKYWVYRY from the coding sequence TTGGTTAGTTTGAAACATATTATATTAGATAAACAAGTACTAATATTTTTATTTGTAGGATCGACATCTGCTATTTTAGATGTATTGGGGCTTTTTATCTTATCTAAAGTATTGTTAGTTGATAATTACTTATCCGTTATTATAGCCTATTTGTTAGGGTTGGCTTATAATTATGTATGCCATACATATCTAACATTTAATAATAAAATGAACTTTAATAATATCTTAAAGTTTTTATCTTTGGTTATTTTTAACTACTTACTAACGGTTTTGCTTATTTATATTATTCATGATTTATTAGGAGTAGATCTTATTATAGCCAAGATACTTACTCTTCCTGCTATTGCTATAAGCACGTTTAGTATTTCTAAGTATTGGGTATATCGTTATTAA
- the wbaP gene encoding undecaprenyl-phosphate galactose phosphotransferase WbaP, with translation MNNYTKNVLLNKFTLILGDFFSYIFAISVGYFISPLNDFSQDLLEIKGSLYRAGAFILSTIATIGVIWIIYRHYTYRKPFWEELKDIYFTLFVVAFVNLALLVFAKVPEPVETWVSVYSVLFICFPIFRFLCKKWLQLQGIWVVPSVIIGNGKNALRAYKAIKAEKNLGYQVQTFVTHKPIGICLKEVDFISESQFFQKIDRFQKIFIAFEYDENEQLEYWVKKLSKANFRNISIIPALQGVPLYGAEISHFFSSETIMLRIPNNLAKRSTRFIKRSFDIVISSLLLLLLSPVFAGLFLLICQDGGKVVYSQNRIGRNKKVFKCYKFRTMVTHSQQVLRELLERDPEAKRQWQKEFKLRNDPRITKIGKYLRKTSLDELPQLWNVLKGEMSLVGPRPVTRQELKYYGDDLTYYTMVCPGLSGLWQVSGRNDVDYSTRVYLDTWYVKNWSLWNDIVILIKTVNTVLKRDGAY, from the coding sequence ATGAACAACTACACTAAAAATGTATTATTAAACAAATTCACTTTAATATTGGGTGATTTTTTCTCCTATATTTTTGCTATTTCTGTTGGCTATTTCATTTCACCATTAAATGATTTTTCTCAAGATTTGTTAGAAATAAAAGGCTCGTTGTATAGAGCAGGAGCATTTATACTTTCAACGATTGCAACTATTGGGGTTATTTGGATTATTTATCGACATTACACTTATCGTAAGCCGTTTTGGGAAGAGCTAAAAGATATTTATTTCACGCTGTTTGTGGTAGCATTTGTCAATTTAGCGTTATTGGTATTTGCCAAAGTGCCTGAACCAGTGGAAACGTGGGTAAGCGTATATAGCGTATTGTTTATTTGCTTTCCTATTTTTCGTTTTTTATGCAAAAAATGGTTACAACTACAAGGCATTTGGGTGGTGCCGAGTGTGATTATAGGAAATGGTAAAAATGCGTTGCGAGCTTATAAAGCGATTAAAGCCGAAAAAAATTTAGGCTATCAAGTGCAAACTTTTGTTACTCATAAACCGATTGGTATTTGCCTAAAGGAAGTTGATTTTATTAGCGAAAGCCAATTTTTCCAAAAAATCGACCGCTTTCAAAAAATTTTTATTGCTTTTGAATACGATGAAAATGAGCAATTGGAATATTGGGTTAAAAAGCTCTCAAAAGCTAATTTTAGAAATATCTCTATTATTCCTGCTTTGCAAGGTGTCCCACTATATGGTGCGGAAATCTCGCATTTTTTCAGCTCTGAAACTATTATGTTGAGGATTCCCAATAATTTGGCTAAACGCTCAACACGTTTCATTAAGCGAAGTTTTGATATTGTTATTTCAAGCCTTTTACTTCTTTTGTTATCACCTGTTTTTGCAGGCTTATTTTTACTTATTTGTCAAGATGGTGGAAAGGTTGTGTATAGCCAAAATCGCATTGGGCGGAATAAAAAGGTGTTTAAATGTTACAAATTTCGCACAATGGTTACCCACTCCCAGCAAGTGTTGCGTGAATTATTGGAGCGTGATCCTGAGGCTAAACGCCAATGGCAAAAAGAATTTAAACTCAGAAATGATCCCAGAATTACCAAGATTGGCAAATATTTACGCAAAACCAGTCTTGATGAATTGCCCCAATTATGGAATGTATTGAAAGGCGAAATGAGCCTCGTAGGGCCTCGTCCTGTTACACGCCAAGAGCTGAAATATTACGGTGATGATTTGACTTACTATACAATGGTTTGCCCTGGGTTATCGGGTCTCTGGCAAGTCAGTGGGCGGAATGATGTGGATTATTCCACCCGAGTGTATCTTGATACATGGTATGTGAAAAACTGGAGTCTATGGAATGATATTGTGATTTTGATTAAAACAGTCAATACCGTTTTAAAACGTGATGGGGCTTATTAA
- a CDS encoding DUF2304 family protein, with amino-acid sequence MTLMLQITLIIFSFLLLFFVIRQVNRSRVIFSDFNYWLVFILFLLLLSLSEKSASVLASILSIQTPVVAVFLVVIALLILLVLGLAFKVSILNRKFIQLTQNIALINESLSKKD; translated from the coding sequence ATGACGCTAATGCTACAAATTACTTTGATTATTTTTAGTTTTCTTTTGCTTTTTTTTGTGATAAGGCAAGTGAATAGATCTAGGGTAATATTCTCAGATTTTAACTATTGGTTAGTCTTTATTTTATTTTTGCTTTTACTTTCATTATCTGAAAAGAGTGCTAGTGTTTTAGCTTCAATTTTGTCAATACAAACACCTGTGGTTGCTGTATTTTTAGTTGTGATCGCATTATTAATTTTATTAGTTTTAGGATTGGCATTTAAGGTGTCCATATTAAATAGAAAGTTCATTCAATTAACCCAAAATATAGCGTTAATAAATGAATCTCTCTCTAAAAAAGATTAA
- a CDS encoding glycosyltransferase, whose protein sequence is MNEFSYDVVLCTYNGRGCITKQLESILNNHYLPSEIIISDDKSDDDTLEIVKHIFLGYSFTNFKILQGNGKGTKYNFLSALKYSRADYTFFSDQDDIWLPNKIEEFSKYFFISEIPNLIFSDCQVIDEKENIISHSFFEYQGLTEKCFDDDSIIFKNCVQGASSCINKPMRELILRSLEKVDIANLYMHDSWIALLAKYYGKAIFIPKPLLAYRQHNNQVGAFNKKEKIFIYLKNFKRFLYNFKLAISQRAELEKWVGFEPSPRLSSRKKRVYQYVPKLKRLLIFLFSL, encoded by the coding sequence ATGAATGAATTTAGCTATGATGTGGTTCTATGTACTTATAATGGCAGAGGATGTATCACTAAACAATTAGAGAGTATATTAAATAATCATTATTTACCGTCAGAAATAATTATTTCTGATGATAAATCCGATGATGATACATTAGAGATAGTAAAACATATTTTCTTAGGTTACTCCTTTACTAATTTCAAAATTTTACAAGGTAATGGAAAAGGAACAAAGTATAATTTTTTATCAGCACTAAAATATAGCCGAGCAGATTATACTTTTTTTTCTGATCAAGACGATATTTGGCTACCAAATAAAATAGAAGAGTTTTCTAAGTACTTCTTTATTTCAGAAATACCTAATCTAATTTTTAGTGATTGTCAAGTTATTGATGAGAAAGAAAATATAATTTCTCACAGTTTCTTTGAATATCAGGGATTAACAGAAAAATGTTTTGATGATGATTCAATTATTTTTAAAAATTGTGTACAGGGAGCATCAAGCTGTATTAATAAGCCAATGCGTGAACTCATTTTACGTTCGTTAGAAAAAGTAGATATAGCAAATCTTTATATGCACGATTCGTGGATAGCTCTTTTAGCTAAATATTATGGTAAAGCTATTTTTATTCCTAAACCATTATTAGCTTATCGGCAACATAATAATCAAGTTGGTGCATTTAATAAAAAAGAAAAAATATTTATTTATCTCAAAAATTTTAAAAGATTTTTATATAATTTTAAACTAGCTATTTCTCAACGTGCAGAATTAGAAAAATGGGTTGGTTTTGAGCCTAGTCCAAGATTAAGCTCTAGAAAAAAGAGGGTTTATCAGTATGTCCCTAAATTAAAAAGATTGTTGATATTTTTATTCTCTTTATAA